In Gambusia affinis linkage group LG08, SWU_Gaff_1.0, whole genome shotgun sequence, a single window of DNA contains:
- the calb2a gene encoding calbindin 2a, whose protein sequence is MANKAQQPPHLHLAEVTASQFLDIWKHFDVDGNGYIEGKELENFFRELETARRGAGVDPTNPTFRERMKEFMQKFDKNKDGRIEMSELAQILPTEENFLLCFRQFVSSSAEFMAAWRRYDTDRSGYIEANELKGFLSDLLEKANRHYDEQKLQEYTQTILRMFDLNGDGKLGLSEMARLLPVQENFLLKFQGVKLTSEQFNSIFNFYDKDGNGYIDEQELEALLRDLYQTKKDVDVNNLMGYKESIMSLSDGGKLYRGELEIVLCRDPIV, encoded by the exons atggCAAACAAAGCACAACAGCCTCCTCACCTGCACCTGGCCGAGGTCACCGCGTCCCAGTTCCTTgatatttggaaacatttcGATGTGGACG GAAATGGATACATCGAGGGGAAGGAGCTGGAGAACTTCTTCAGGGAGCTGGAGACGGCTCGGAGAGGAGCGGGAGTG gaCCCAACAAACCCCACATTCAGAGAAAGGATGAAGGAGTTCATGCAGAAGTTCGACAAGAACAAAGATGGACGCATCGAGATGTCAGAG cTGGCCCAGATTCTCCCCACCGAAGAGAACTTCTTGCTCTGCTTCAGACAGTTTGTCAGCTCCAGTGCTGAGTTCATGGCG gCGTGGAGGCGATATGATACAGATCGCAGCGGCTACATTGAAGCAAATGAGCTGAAG GGCTTTCTGTCGGACCTGCTGGAAAAGGCAAACAGACACTATGATGAACAGAAGCTGCAGGAGTACACACAGACCATA CTCAGGATGTTTGATCTGAATGGAGATGGAAAGCTGGGTCTCTCAGAGATGGCAAG GCTCCTCCCGGTCCAGGAGAATTTCCTTCTTAAATTCCAG GGTGTGAAGCTGACCTCTGAACAGTTCAACTCCATCTTCAATTTCTATGATAAA GATGGGAATGGCTACATTGATGAGCAAGAGTTGGAAGCTCTCCTACGAGACCTGTACCAGACCAAGAAG GATGTGGATGTGAATAATCTGATGGGCTACAAGGAGAGCATCATGAGCCTGTCCGACGGTGGGAAGCTCTACCGTGGAGAGCTGGAAATCGTCCTCTGCAGAGATCCAATTGTGTGA